In a single window of the Bactrocera dorsalis isolate Fly_Bdor chromosome 2, ASM2337382v1, whole genome shotgun sequence genome:
- the LOC105231913 gene encoding syntaxin-1A produces the protein MTKDRLAALHAAQSDDEESEEVAVNVDAHDSYMDEFFKQVEEIRGMIDRVQDNVEEVKKKHSAILSAPQSDEKTKQELEDLMADIKKNANRVRGKLKSIEQNIEQEEQQNKSSADLRIRKTQHSTLSRKFVEVMTEYNRTQTDYRERCKGRIQRQLEITGRATTSEELEDMLEQGNPAVFTQGIIMETQQAKQTLADIEARHADIMKLETSIKELHDMFMDMAMLVESQGEMIDRIEYHVEHAMDYVQTATQDTKKALKYQSKARRKKIMILLCLTVLGLIVASYLGLTVGKVI, from the exons ATGACAAAAGACAGATTAGCCGCACTTCACGCAGCCCAATCCGACGACGAAGAGTCCGAGGAAGTGGCTGTCAATGTGGATGCCCATGATTCTTACATGGATGAGTTCTTCAAGCAGGTGGAGGAGATACGTGGCATGATCGATCGCGTTCAAGACAATGTCGAGGAAGTGAAAAAGAAGCATTCAGCTATACTCTCCGCCCCTCAGTCAGATGAGAAAACCAAGCAGGAGCTTGAAGATTTAATGGCCGATATTAAAAAGAATGCAAATCGTGTCCGTGGCAAGCTAAAAAGCATCGAACAAAATATAGAGCAAGAGGAGCAGCAGAACAAATCGTCCGCCGATTTGCGTATACGCAAAACACAACATTCAACGCTATCACGAAAATTCGTCGAGGTGATGACAGAATACAATCGCACGCAAACGGATTACCGAGAGCGTTGCAAAGGTAGAATACAACGTCAGCTGGAGATTACCGGACGTGCAACGACCAGCGAagaactggaagacatgttggAGCAAGGCAACCCAGCAGTATTCACTCAAGGCATTATCATGGAGACACAGCAGGCCAAACAAACGCTGGCCGATATAGAGGCTCGTCATGCTGATATCATGAAATTGGAGACATCGATCAAAGAGCTACACGACATGTTCATGGATATGGCTATGTTGGTGGAGTCGCAGGGCGAGATGATCGATCGCATTGAATATCATGTGGAGCATGCTATGGACTATGTGCAGACGGCAACGCAAGACACAAAGAAGGCGCTTAAATACCAGAGCAAGGCGCGCCGAAAGAAGATCATGATCCTGTTATGTTTGACTGTGTTGGGTCTCATAGTTGCTTCATATCTTGGCCTTACTGT CGGAAAAGTGATATAA